In the genome of Podospora pseudocomata strain CBS 415.72m chromosome 7, whole genome shotgun sequence, the window TATCTCGTTGACTGCCGTTCAAGACATGGAGGTCCAGATGGATATAACTTGATAGCTCTTCCTCCAGCTTGAGAAGATATCTGGTGGTAGAACGAATCCATTAACATTCTGTTCTGCATAATGTTGTCTTCAACCTGGGGCTCCCCCTCTGGGACAGGGCAACTTCCCGAAGAAGTAGCACCTTACACGGTTAACATCGACCAGGGACAGCTTGATCGGACTCAGACTCTGCTCAAGCTATCCCCCATACCGGAAGAATGCTACGAGAATTCACTCCCCGACGGCAGCCGGAAGCTGGGGCTGAGAAGAGAatggctggtggaggctAAGCGTGTTTGGGAAGAGGAATTCAGCTGGtaaccaacctctcctctttcttttcccacTTGCGAGCACCTGTCTTGACAGTATCTTAGGAGAGCAGTCGAATCCCAGATTAACAGTTTCCCCAACTTCACCGCTTCAGTGCCCGTCAATGAACAAGGAGAACAGATCAACGTTCAATTCCTCGGAATCTTCAGCCAGAACCCCAACGCTGTGCCAGTCGTCTTTCTTCACGGATGGCCTGGCTCCATCTTGGAgtttcttcctctcttcagCCTTCTAAGAGAAAAATACCCGGATCCTGCTCGGTTACCGTTCCACCTGATTGCGCCTTCTCTACCTGGCTTTGGCTTCTCCGACCAGTTTCCCAATGACAGAAACTACGGCATGGAGGATGTCGCCTTCGTCGTTGACTCGCTCATGGTTGGCACCCTTGGCCTCAAGAACTATGTAGTCCAAGGTGGCGACATCGGGTCACGCATTGCACGCGTTCTCGGCAACCGATATGAGCAGTGTAGTGCCGTGCTCGTCAACTACAGCCCTGTTCCGCCGCCAGAAAGCTTTGACTTCACAACACTGAGCGAGAAAGACAAAAGGGGATTGGAAAGAGGTGACTGGTTCCGCAACGATGGATCTGCCTACGCCATGATGGCCGCCTCCAGACCAGGAACACTAGGATTGGCCTTGTCCGCCAGCCCTCTTGCGTTGCTGGCCTGGATAGGAGAAAAGTACCTCGACTGGACCGATCCCCTTTCCTTTACCCAAGACCAGACACTACCCAGCGGAGCTCGGTACTCGAGAAAGTTGATGAATGAAATCATTGCCAGCGTGGCACTCTACTGGCTCACCGGCAAGATTCATACCAGCTTCTACTCCTATCGGGAGGCGTTTGCCCTCAACGGCCGGGCCCCGCCATCAAGCAACGCGCAGTTCCCGGTCATGGCGCCGAAAAAGGTGGGCATGATGTGGTTCCCGTATGAGGTCATCCCTACCCCAAGAGCATGGATAGAGAAGTACTCCAACCTGGTCttttggagggaggaggaagtaggAGGGCACTTTGCACAGTTGGAGCAACCTGAGGTTCTGGCTAAAGGGTTGGAGGATTTCATCAAGGTTTTGCAGGAGAAATGAGAGCATCTTGATCTTTTATTCCTCTTATATGTACATCATTGTTgtctggtgttgttttgATACTAGAAAACAAACAGCTTCCACCGTTCAGACCCGAATAGTaacagcaaaaacacccTGTCCACCGCCGACATACGCAACGTTTCTGTCCCTGTCTGTCCGCCCAAAAGCACAGCTCGTGCTGCCCGTCACGGTCCCCACGCTCACGGGGCTGGGTCTGGCAGCCGTCGGGTCAACCTCGACCAGGGAGTTcctgctgttggtggtgacatAAATCTTGCCGTTGGGGCCGAAGCAGAGGTCATCGCCCATGAGGTTGGTCCAGAGGGTGGTCTGGGCGCCCGTGCTCTTGGCCGTGACGGGGTCGAGGGGGATCTTGTGAAACGAGTTGCGGAAGATGTTGGTGTACCACAGCGTCCCGTTGGCGTAGCGGATGCCGTCGATGCCGAAGGGGATACCGCCTGATGGGGCCATGGTCGGGTCGCGGGCAACTTCGGAGTAGACGCCCGTGTTCACGTCGATCTTGTAGACGTTGCCGCGGCCGGCGTCGGCGACGAGGACGGTCGAGTTGTCAAAGTAGGCCAGGCCGTTGAGATTCTGGGCTTCGGTGATGGTCTTGATGAGGGTGGAGCGGGGGGTGCCGGAGGAGAAGTCGACCTTGTAGATGgacttgccgccgccgatgacGGCGAACTGGTCGGGCTGGTACTCGGCGATTCCTGAGAGCCCGTTGGTGCCAGAGacggagagggcggtggaggatgtctTGGCTACGGGGTCGACCGAGTAGAGGGTTGCACTGTTCATGTTGGTGGCCAGGATGAGGCCGTTGGAACGGACGGCGACATTCTCGATCGAGTTGATGCGGACAACCTGCTGAGCGGCCTGTCGTGGGGTGATTGGGCTTGCTGAGCCGAGGCTGGCGCTGGCCAACAGGGAGACAAGAGCTACTTGGGACAGCATCGTGATGGATGGTTTCTCACAGGGAGGGTCCAAAAATCTGAGcttgatggagaggaggacagGTCACAAAAGGTCAATCTCGGCAGCGGTGAGTCCCTTCAAATAGCTACATTCCAGTCCAGCAAGCTATCCCAAACATAACCCCTCAGATCATCAGCCTAGTCCCCTGGAgaagcgaggaagaggaccggAAGGGCCCGGTATAAATGGGTCTTGGCATGTATTTTCCAATTGCGGCTCGCGGGTACGTTGATCGACAATTATTCCTCGGACGCAGCCTAAATGACGAACTCAACAGAGTCTGGGGTAGGCAATCTGGCTAATCCCGACACCACCAATTATCACCAGCCGCAGCTGACGTCCTCCGTCCGAGGCTTGTTTGTGCTTGTTTCTGCTCGTTTGCTGCTTGTTTATATGCGGTGTCTACTAATGCGGTCCGATCAGGGATGCATGTTTCCATTCATGACTAAACAAGCTTTCGTCAACAAATCTCGGTGGTTCTGTGAGTTTGTACATATGATACTCTTGACTGGGATGTGTAAGCCGGGCAGTCAACAGTGTTGGTATGACTAAAGGTCTCAAGGAGCACATCGAGATAAAACACAAGCTGTATCAGGACTGTAGAGTCGAACATGGATAAGAATGTATGCCTCGGCCAAAAAGAATATCTCTATAGCAAAAACAAATCCACACGTGAACAGCAGAAGAATAGACAATTGGACGAGTTGGGAATCGAACCCAAGACCTTTCGCATGAGATGCTGTTGCAAAGCGAACGCGCTACCAATTGCGCCACACGCCCGATGAGATATCAGGAGATCTGATGAGGGTAGGAATgctggacgagctgggaaTCGAACCCAGGACCTTTCGCATACCGGGGAGTATGCTAAGCGAACGCTCTACCAACTGAGCCACACGCCCTCAATAACCTTGAATGGATGATGATCCTGGTCAGAAGATGTAGTTTTGTTTGGATTCATTTATGCTATGTAGTCTTGGATTCAGAACGACGAGACTGTGATAAGTGTAATGTAAAATCACTTCAATGAATTGACGAAGCTCGGCGCAGTGGTTGGAATTCAGCCTTGCCATAAAAAGACATCATGGATTCTGTTTCCAGTACAACTGATTGCGAAGTGGTTCCTTGCATTGCTTGTTTCATTTGGCATGACTGTTCCGCACCCAAATCAAGATCTGCCACAGAGAGGATTGAGAACTATCACATCCGAGATTTACTATCCGGTCCGGAGCCCGTGGTGACGTCGCATAGAAGACAAGGCATGATACCTGTCCGCCCACAGCCTTGTATGTATATACAGCACGAAACATGCACACGGCCCCGTCTAATTGTTTATTTGGCTGCCTAAAGCTTAGCTATCGTTTATCATATCCGGGACTAGTCACGCCTCTCCTTGTGCCATTAGACAGCTCTATTAATCCTTCATCCCAACTTTCAAAAGTCGGCCCCCacggggaaaggggaaaacGGCACTTGTGTTTCTGGAGCGTTGCACAATGCGGATGGATTGTCCCGAGAATCCCTCGGGAGCTTTTTAGATCTCGGTGACTCGAAGGTTTTATTTTTGTTGTGTTGCCATTGCATCATAGGCTGCGTGCGTGGTAATGGATTCAAGGCAATTCATGAGAAAGGTCCTCCATTATGAAGGATGACTCGGTGTGCGGAAACCTTGCGCTTTGCAGAATGATTGATATCAGTTGTTGATATACGGGCTGCATGGTTTAGTGAGACAAATACAAACCAGTCCTTTTTACTGTGACTCAGGCGAGGCCAGTGTTCAATGGGGAGATGGATTCCAATACCACCCACATAGGGACGTCCTCCGAAGCTAGGTCGACCCCACGGCCAGAAAGTAACGGCCCGGAACTTTCCTGGTGCATTGTAAGATACCTGTAGATCGTAGACACATACTCTTTTTGCTGGTAGCAAAAGGAAGGTGGATGACGAAACCAGAGCCGAGAGGAGGCTCGGTAAATGTCGTACGACAGCAAATAAAAAGATCAGACGAAAGATGAGGACGAAACAATGTTTTCACCTCATCACCTGCCAGTATTACTCGAGGTGGCGTTTAGGCCTGATTGTGAGGTTTGCATGCAGATGGCCCGGAGGCTAGGGATCACGCACGACCGAGACCCGTGGCCGCCGACAACTGAAAGCCGAAAATACCAGGCCTTAAAATGCGGCGATACTGGATATGTGGAGTTGAGCGGCAAAGGggtggccaaggagaaggccgagattAAGCTACTGCGGGATTCCCGGCAGGAGACACGTTTTGTACAAGAGACGACGATGTGCCGCAGTGGTGCTGATAAAGCAACTAACGATTGTATCAGCCTTGCATAGTCCTTTTGAAACAGGTacagccttcttccccagatTGTTTTGACATGACGGTCGTACAGCTCCTGGAATCTTACATGCATCCGGCCGAAGGACCTGAATGAGCTCTCGACATAGAGACTAGCAAAGAAGTGGAGAGTGGTTATTTTgaaggatgatgatttgGGGGCCATTCTCTGAAGGCACTGACGTCATGGGCATGCGTGGCTGGATGCTCGCACTCGATGGGAACTTGTTGTTCAACACCGCCCGCCAAAGTCTATGTTTACTGGTGCAAGCAGACCTTTTGCTTTCTGGACATTTGATGACAGGAGCGGGCGGTGATGTCTCTCCCGATGGCCGGGTGATAGAGCTGCAGCTCATCTCTGGGTATGTGGCTGATGGTGTGTTTGACCCCGCCGGTAGTCGGCTGAGACAATGCTTCATTCGAAACATGGTAAGAGCACCGCATCGAAGGATGAAAGCATAGAAGCCAAACTGGCTTCGCCGCATCTCTACCGCTTCACCATTCTGAGCACCGTTCCACTCGCCTGGGAGAAATGAAATCCGTTGTGTGTCGGGGAAGCTGGTCCGGGGCACAGCGGTGCATTCCAGCATGTTGGGTCAGGGGTTGATTGGCCGCCTTGCCAATTTGGGAGTGGCATCGCCAGCATCGACAACTAACACGGCACACCAGTGAACCAACGCCGGCGCTTCGAGGACGAGAGATGCTCcatgtttttttgtttttgtttttgtttttgtgtaGGTGGCGTGTTCTTGGTGTTCGCTGCGTATTTTGACGAACATATTGCTCTCCAGGAGACCGGCACAACGGCCCAGGGCAAAAGGTTCGGTATGTGGACAAAGTCGGCATTCGTTCAGGTCAGTCAGCCCGGAGATAACTGCTCTGTCTGGTACTACCTGCTCGCTTGTGCGGGAGGGGTCCGAAAAACAACGACCGGGCCGAGCAATCTGGTCCGGATCCGGGGGTCGCCCACGGAGGGTCCCCCCACCCCATTTTCTTCCATCGCCCGCCGTACCACCAACAAATCGCCCTCGGGGCTTTCATGGGGCCAAAAGCTGTTGGAGCTAATGTTCCATGATTATGAGGGTGACGGGGTTTGGCACGCGATAGGTGTTTGATACCGCCGGTGTTGATGCATATTGATAGCTTGGCAAACCGTCCCAACGCCGGCTGTTCCCCCGCTACTCCCGAGTGGCGCTCTTGACGCCGCAAATATCAAGAATAGCTGACCTCATGGGCAGCTCCGAAACCCTCGTACGAGAGAGTCGGCTTTCCCGGGCGAAGAATATGGAGATCGGTTTCGGAAATATCGATGAATTTATCTGATGCATGCTGATGGCACATTTTCAGCCACTACCCGACTGTGCAAAACTTGACATGAGAAACGTGATGAATGGAGGTTGATTTGTGATCAATAGCAGTATCCGATGTCATTGGAAACAACAGTTGTATTCCCAAGTCTAAGCCAAGATTTGTATCTCTAAACTATATAGAATAACAATGAACAGAATCAAAAGGCCTATGTTGAAGGAAAGTCGCGAATCGCCCATGCTGACATGGACGTGACAAAAATGTGGTATGATACAGAGCTCCCCCTCGCGGGTCACTTCTGTATCGATGCAGTATCTATCTAAAGCCTCTAAATCTCCGTCTATCGTGTATAAGTGCTGATCATAAGAATGCTCCGTGGAAGCCGTCTCGCCATGGAAATGCTGGTCATGTTGTACAAGTTCGTTGCGTCCTGATAGATGGTCAGCAAGATACCTTGAGCTTGTCAATGACAGATTTCAATGTGTGCAGCCAACGTACCATAATCATACAAAGTTCCGTCCCTCTAGAAGTTGACAAACTCGTACAACCTCCTGCAGTCCTCGCAGTCCTCATAGCTGATGACTTTGAAAACCTTGTCACGGCGACTGTCGAACCGGCATTCACCGTATATGTAGCGAGTGTAGACGGTGCAGGAGTAAGCTTGCCTACGGACTTTGCTCCGGTGCTGGCACGCATAGACGGTTTCCTCCCAGTTGCACATGGTTGCTCGTGTCGTGAGTGACTAGGTATCTACTCCTGTCTCGAAAGTGTGTcggtgggggatgaggtgTCGATGTTGACGATGGCGCTGGCTCAATGAGTTGAGTGGAGAGCCGAGTTGAGTAAAGAGGGATCTCGATGTGTGTGGTGATACTGGAACAAGTCTGAGAAAGTGATGTGGGGGTCTGA includes:
- a CDS encoding hypothetical protein (MEROPS:MER0000432; COG:S; EggNog:ENOG503NVT5) translates to MLSSTWGSPSGTGQLPEEVAPYTVNIDQGQLDRTQTLLKLSPIPEECYENSLPDGSRKLGLRREWLVEAKRVWEEEFSWRAVESQINSFPNFTASVPVNEQGEQINVQFLGIFSQNPNAVPVVFLHGWPGSILEFLPLFSLLREKYPDPARLPFHLIAPSLPGFGFSDQFPNDRNYGMEDVAFVVDSLMVGTLGLKNYVVQGGDIGSRIARVLGNRYEQCSAVLVNYSPVPPPESFDFTTLSEKDKRGLERGDWFRNDGSAYAMMAASRPGTLGLALSASPLALLAWIGEKYLDWTDPLSFTQDQTLPSGARYSRKLMNEIIASVALYWLTGKIHTSFYSYREAFALNGRAPPSSNAQFPVMAPKKVGMMWFPYEVIPTPRAWIEKYSNLVFWREEEVGGHFAQLEQPEVLAKGLEDFIKVLQEK
- a CDS encoding hypothetical protein (EggNog:ENOG503P2ZK), with translation MLSQVALVSLLASASLGSASPITPRQAAQQVVRINSIENVAVRSNGLILATNMNSATLYSVDPVAKTSSTALSVSGTNGLSGIAEYQPDQFAVIGGGKSIYKVDFSSGTPRSTLIKTITEAQNLNGLAYFDNSTVLVADAGRGNVYKIDVNTGVYSEVARDPTMAPSGGIPFGIDGIRYANGTLWYTNIFRNSFHKIPLDPVTAKSTGAQTTLWTNLMGDDLCFGPNGKIYVTTNSRNSLVEVDPTAARPSPVSVGTVTGSTSCAFGRTDRDRNVAYVGGGQGVFAVTIRV
- a CDS encoding hypothetical protein (EggNog:ENOG503PYEF), coding for MCNWEETVYACQHRSKVRRQAYSCTVYTRYIYGECRFDSRRDKVFKVISYEDCEDCRRLYEFDATNLYNMTSISMARRLPRSILMISTYTR